Proteins encoded together in one Helicobacter pylori window:
- a CDS encoding glycosyltransferase family 25 protein: MRVFIIHLSPKTCQNFSLKETHITPLLESLKLQGISYEIFDAIYSKISPTQLHPLILEHLHPSFMVEDLLAFCENKKHPPCALKNFFHAIKHCGKRMGFGELGCYASHYSLWQKCIELNEAICILEDDIIVKERFKESLEFCRQHINELGYIRLMHLEENVAKQKTPIKGVSQILNFKDGIGTQGYVLAPKAAQKLLKYSAKEWVMPIDCVMDRHYWHGVKNYVLEEFAIACDGMNAQNSNTEKQRPKRLPSSIRIGRFLHKSAVKILDKVFRYSPKLIRIGKH, translated from the coding sequence ATGCGTGTTTTTATTATTCATTTAAGCCCCAAAACCTGTCAAAATTTTTCTTTAAAAGAAACTCATATAACCCCCCTTTTAGAGAGCCTTAAACTTCAAGGGATCTCTTATGAAATCTTTGATGCGATCTATTCTAAAATCTCTCCCACTCAATTACACCCCTTGATTTTAGAGCATTTGCACCCTTCTTTTATGGTTGAAGATTTATTGGCTTTTTGTGAAAATAAAAAACACCCCCCTTGCGCGTTAAAAAATTTCTTTCATGCGATCAAGCATTGCGGGAAGAGGATGGGGTTTGGGGAGCTTGGGTGCTATGCGAGCCATTATTCCTTGTGGCAAAAATGCATAGAACTCAATGAAGCGATCTGTATTTTAGAAGATGATATTATTGTAAAAGAGCGTTTTAAAGAGAGCCTGGAATTTTGCCGCCAGCACATCAACGAATTAGGCTATATCCGTTTGATGCATTTAGAAGAAAATGTGGCTAAACAAAAAACTCCCATTAAAGGGGTTTCTCAAATCTTGAATTTTAAAGATGGCATTGGCACTCAAGGGTATGTTTTAGCCCCAAAAGCCGCGCAAAAATTATTGAAATACAGCGCGAAAGAATGGGTGATGCCTATAGATTGCGTGATGGATAGGCATTATTGGCATGGGGTCAAAAACTATGTGTTAGAAGAATTTGCGATCGCTTGCGACGGGATGAACGCTCAAAATTCCAACACAGAAAAACAAAGGCCTAAAAGATTACCCTCAAGCATTAGGATTGGCCGTTTTTTGCATAAAAGCGCGGTTAAAATCTTGGATAAAGTTTTTAGGTATAGCCCAAAATTAATCAGAATTGGCAAACATTAG
- a CDS encoding DUF3943 domain-containing protein yields the protein MRVIIEFMLISLKIFLKISLKIFLKTFQKIWMVCVVIWGLGCSFLNANSIQLEETLKRSPKNLIWQHFKKKFKKSNTIPYAPNSRWKYLGTSIGILGVSLVIGIVGLYLMPESVTNWDKEKFGVKSWFENVRMGPKLDNDSFIFNEILHPYFGAMYYMQPRMAGFGWMASAFFSFITSTLFWEYGLEAFVEVPSWQDLVITPLLGSILGEGFYQLTRYIQRNEGKLFGSLFLGRLVIALMDPIGFIIRDLGLGEALGIYNKHEIRSNLSPNGLNLTYKF from the coding sequence ATGAGAGTAATAATAGAGTTTATGCTGATTTCATTAAAAATATTCCTAAAAATATCATTGAAAATATTCCTAAAAACCTTCCAAAAGATTTGGATGGTTTGCGTGGTTATTTGGGGGTTGGGCTGTAGTTTTTTAAACGCTAACAGCATCCAATTAGAAGAAACGCTCAAACGAAGCCCTAAAAATCTTATTTGGCAACACTTTAAAAAGAAGTTTAAAAAGAGCAATACGATCCCTTATGCCCCAAATAGCCGTTGGAAATATTTAGGCACAAGTATCGGGATTTTGGGCGTGTCGTTGGTGATAGGGATTGTGGGGTTGTATCTCATGCCAGAGAGCGTAACGAATTGGGATAAAGAAAAGTTTGGCGTCAAAAGTTGGTTTGAAAATGTCCGCATGGGGCCAAAACTGGACAACGATAGTTTTATTTTCAATGAAATTTTGCACCCTTATTTTGGGGCTATGTATTATATGCAACCGCGCATGGCTGGGTTTGGCTGGATGGCATCAGCGTTTTTTTCTTTTATCACTTCCACGCTTTTTTGGGAATATGGCTTGGAAGCGTTTGTGGAAGTGCCTAGCTGGCAGGATCTAGTGATCACGCCTTTATTAGGCTCCATTTTAGGGGAAGGGTTTTACCAGCTCACGCGCTATATCCAACGCAATGAAGGCAAGCTTTTTGGCTCTTTATTTTTAGGGCGTTTAGTTATCGCTCTTATGGATCCTATCGGTTTTATCATTAGGGATTTAGGGCTTGGGG